AATCTTCGCGGTCTACGGCGAACTGGCGTTCCGGCAACACGAGACGAACATCCTGCGCGGCCTGGAACCGACCCCCGCCGTCCTCTCCACAGGTGGCGGCATCGTCACGCGGCCGGAGAACTGGGACGAGATGAGGCGCCTTGGAACCACCGTGTACCTGGAGGGGTCGACCGCCACGCTTGCCGCAAGGCTCCGGGCCAGCAAGCGCCGGCGTCCGCTGCTCGAAGTCGAAAACTGGGAGGACCGCCTCGAAGCGATTCTCGCGGAACGGCGCAGGCTGTACGAGCAAGCCGACCTCCGGTGCTCGATCGACGGCCGCTCGCTCGAGGAGATCGTGATCGAACTCCGAGCGAAGTTCGAGGAGGAGGCTCGGTGACCATTCGCCACTCTCGAGGTACGTACGACGTCCGGTTCGCCTCGTTCGACGAGGTCCTGGACCAACTTCCCGCACGGAGTCTCGTGGTCTCGGACTCCAACGTCCTGACCTCGTGGCGACCCCGCGGCCTGCCCGTGCTCGAGGTCCCCCCGGGGGAGCCTGAGAAGAACCTCGCGAACTTCGGCGCCCTCCTGGAGGCGTTCGCCTCGCAGGGCGCGACCCGGTCGACGACGATCGTCGCCTTGGGCGGGGGCGTCGTGGGCGACTTGGCCGGGTTCGCAGCCGCCGCGTACATGCGCGGCGTGCCGGTGATCCAGGTGCCGACCACGCTCCTTGCCATGGTGGATGCGTCGGGCGGTGGCAAGGTCGGCGTCGATCTGAAAGCCGGAAAAAACCTCGCGGGAGCCTTTCACCCGCCCCAAGCGGTTTGGATCGCACTGGAGACCCTTCGGACGCTCTCCGAGCGGCAGTTCGTCAACGGCACGGCCGAGGTGTGGAAGACGGGGTGCATCCTCGATGCCGCGTTGTTTGGGTCCTTGGAAGCGCAAGCCCTGCATCTCGAGGACGAGCGCCTCGAGCAGGTCGTGGGCCGGTGCGTCGAACTCAAGGCCCAAGTCGTGGCCGAGGACGAGTTCGAAACGTCCGGCGCGCGCGCCATCCTGAACTTCGGCCATACGGTCGGGCACGCCTTGGAGGTGGTGAGCGGGTACGGCGAACTGCTGCACGGGGAAGCCGTCGCCATCGGGATGGTCGCCGAGGCGGTGCTCGGCGAGCGACTCGGGCACACCGAATCCGGCGTCGCATCGCGACTCCGTCGGGCCCTCGAACTGCAAGGTCTGCCGGTCGCCACCCCCTGGCTGCGCGAAGAGGATGCGCTGCTGGACGCCATGCGCCGGGACAAGAAATCCACGGAAGGGGAATTGGCCTTCAGCCTCGTGCCCCGTCTGGGCGAGTGTAAACTGGTTCGGGGCGTCGATCCGCGCGAGGTGCGAGCGGCGCTTCGGTCGCTATGAATGGTCTGAGGTACGCGCTCTCGGTGTCGACACTCGTCGCACTGGCCGGCGGCTACGCTGGAAGCCAGTGGAGCTTCTTCCATGGCGCCCCGTGGACCGTCGGCGGGTGGGTGAAGTGGGTCGCGTTGGGCGTGCTCGCCGGGGCCGTGTTGCTGGCGATCGTGCCGGCCGAGGGGCCCGAAGGGTGATCGGCGCGAGGCTGAAGGGCCGGTACGAGGTCACCAAGCTCCTTTCGGAAGGGCCTTTGTTCACCCTTTACGGGGCGCGCGACCAGATCGACTCGAAGGACGTGTCGGTGGGGGTGGTCGCGCCGATTTGCGCCACCGAACCCTCCTTTGTGGAGAAGCTGAAGCAGGTCGTCGGGAAGACCGCCATGCTCGGCCATCCCGGACTGCACGCCGTCCGATCGCTGGAAGTCGACCAAGACCAGGTCTTCCTGGTAGGCGAGCCGGTGGCCGGCGCGCCGCTCAACGAGCGCCTACGAAAGCTCGGGTCGTTCTCCGTCCCCGTCGCCGCATCGATGGGGATGGCCGTGAGCGAGGCGCTCGGCGCGCTCCACCGAAGCGGCGTGGTCCACGGCGATCTGGGATCGCACACGACCTACCTCCTGCCCGACGGCTCCGTGAAGGTGCATCGCGCGGGGCTCTGGGAGGCGTATTCGCACTGCGCCCACGGCGGGGCGCTGGCGTTCGCCGCCATGGCGCCCTACCTGGCTCCCGAAGTGGCGGCGGGCGGGATGCCCACGCCGCGTTCCGACCTCTACGCGGTCGGCGTGATGCTTTTCGAACTGGTCACCGGACGACTGCCCTACATCGCCAACTCGCCCCAGGAGATGGCGGAGAAGCACGCCCAGGCTCCGGTTCCGAGCGTCAAGCTGTTCAACCCGTCGGTCCCCCATGTGCTCGACGAGATCATCCGCAAAGCCATGAGCAAGGAGCCGGCCCACCGCTACGCCTCCGCAAGCGAGTTGGCCGAGGATCTGCGGCTCCTGCAGGATGCGCTGCGGTTCGGCCGGCCCTTGACGTGGCCGCTGAGGCCCGGGGCGGCGCAAGACCCCGCGCCCCAACCCGTCGCGCCCAAGCTGTCCGCCGTCAAGCCCGAACCGACGCAGGTGTACGACTACGACAGCGGCGACGTGCCGACGTGGATCAAGGTCTCGATCGCCTTCTTTTCCGCGCTCCTCGTGTTCATGATCGGCGGGTGGATCGTGTTCAACTTCAACAAGCCCCGTGAGATCGTTCTGCCCAACCTCGTCGGCCAGAGCGTGAGCGAGGCCAACGGCATGCTCGACAAGATGGGCCTCCGGCTGAGAATCGGGTCGAAGCAAGCCAGCGAAAAAGTGGCGGCGGACCGCATCCTCGATATGAACCCTTCGCCGAAAGAGCGCGTGCGGGAAGGCGCGTTCGTCACCGTGGTCGTGAGCCTGGGCAGCAAGTTCGTCGAGGCGCCCGATCTGCGCGGGATGACCGTGGACCAGGCCAAGGCCATGCTGAGTACGGTCAATCTCGAACTGAGCGACAGCGTGCAGGAGGTGCCCGACAGCTCGGTGGAGCCGGGGATGATCGTGTCGCAACTGCCGGGACCGCACTCGAAGGTGGAGCGCTTCACCTCCATTCGGGTGAAGGTGAGCTCCGGCAAGGGAGGCGAGTCCGATACGGGCGATCGGGAACGAAACATGTACTCGCTTCGGATTCGGATGACCGATGTGCCGGTGCCCGTCACCGTCCGCGTCGATATGACCGACGCCGATGGAACGAGGACCGTGCACGAGGATTACC
This portion of the Fimbriimonadaceae bacterium genome encodes:
- a CDS encoding shikimate kinase encodes the protein MWILVGMMGAGKSSAARALGKLVGRPVLDTDQLLQNRFGRSVAQIFAVYGELAFRQHETNILRGLEPTPAVLSTGGGIVTRPENWDEMRRLGTTVYLEGSTATLAARLRASKRRRPLLEVENWEDRLEAILAERRRLYEQADLRCSIDGRSLEEIVIELRAKFEEEAR
- the aroB gene encoding 3-dehydroquinate synthase — translated: MTIRHSRGTYDVRFASFDEVLDQLPARSLVVSDSNVLTSWRPRGLPVLEVPPGEPEKNLANFGALLEAFASQGATRSTTIVALGGGVVGDLAGFAAAAYMRGVPVIQVPTTLLAMVDASGGGKVGVDLKAGKNLAGAFHPPQAVWIALETLRTLSERQFVNGTAEVWKTGCILDAALFGSLEAQALHLEDERLEQVVGRCVELKAQVVAEDEFETSGARAILNFGHTVGHALEVVSGYGELLHGEAVAIGMVAEAVLGERLGHTESGVASRLRRALELQGLPVATPWLREEDALLDAMRRDKKSTEGELAFSLVPRLGECKLVRGVDPREVRAALRSL
- a CDS encoding PASTA domain-containing protein, with protein sequence MIGARLKGRYEVTKLLSEGPLFTLYGARDQIDSKDVSVGVVAPICATEPSFVEKLKQVVGKTAMLGHPGLHAVRSLEVDQDQVFLVGEPVAGAPLNERLRKLGSFSVPVAASMGMAVSEALGALHRSGVVHGDLGSHTTYLLPDGSVKVHRAGLWEAYSHCAHGGALAFAAMAPYLAPEVAAGGMPTPRSDLYAVGVMLFELVTGRLPYIANSPQEMAEKHAQAPVPSVKLFNPSVPHVLDEIIRKAMSKEPAHRYASASELAEDLRLLQDALRFGRPLTWPLRPGAAQDPAPQPVAPKLSAVKPEPTQVYDYDSGDVPTWIKVSIAFFSALLVFMIGGWIVFNFNKPREIVLPNLVGQSVSEANGMLDKMGLRLRIGSKQASEKVAADRILDMNPSPKERVREGAFVTVVVSLGSKFVEAPDLRGMTVDQAKAMLSTVNLELSDSVQEVPDSSVEPGMIVSQLPGPHSKVERFTSIRVKVSSGKGGESDTGDRERNMYSLRIRMTDVPVPVTVRVDMTDADGTRTVHEDYHEPNDTFLVDAEGVGSEVLFRIFYDGELVKQVKGSPREPAQ